The sequence below is a genomic window from Candidatus Binataceae bacterium.
ACCCGGACCTCGAATCGATTCCGGATGCGGTCGAGATGGTGGACGTCTTCCGGCGGCCGGCGAATTTGCCCGAGATTGCAGAACAAGCGATCAGGAAAGGGGCGCGGATTCTCTGGGGCCAACTCGGCGTCGTCCATCAGGGGGCGGCCGCGCGCGCGCGGGCGGCCGGACTGACGGTCGTAATGGATCGCTGTCCCGCGATAGAATACCGGCGGCTCTTTTGAACGCGAACAATCTAACCGTAACAAGCCCTTCGTTAGCGAGATGAAGGCTCGGCGTTGGGAAACGCTCGCCAGCGAGCAGGTCTACAGCACGCCGATTTTCGATCTCCATCGGCGCAAATCGGGCCATCCGACGCGCGGTGATCGCCACTTCTATGTGCTTGAGGCGCCGGCCTGGGTGAATATCATCCCGCTGACCTCCAAGCGCGAGGTGGTGATGGTGCGGCAGTATCGTCACGGTATCAGCGGGTTTACGCTTGAGATTCCGGGCGGGATGGTTGATCCGGAAGATCGGACGCCGGCGATCGCGGCGCGGCGGGAGATGGTCGAGGAGACCGGCTACGACGGCGGCCGGGTAATCGCGCTGGGCAAGGTGCATCCTAATCCGGCCATCCAGCCGAACATCTGCTACTCGTTCTTCGCGCGCGACGTGCGCCCGGTGGGCGGTCCGCACGCCGATCCAGAAGGTTCGGAGGAGACCGAAGTAACGCTCGTGCCGCTGACGCAAATCAAGGGGCTGATCGCGTCAGGCAAAATCACGCATGCACTCGTGATCGCAGCCTTTTCATTTTTTCACGTCTACAATCCGCCGCCCCGCGCCACCTCGAAGTCCTGAGGCTTTTTCGGGAGTGGGCCGCCATAATAGCGGCGCAGAAATGCGTAGGCCGGCAGAACCGCGAGGGCCATCGCGAGCGCGACGATGAGATCGATCTGCCGCGCTCCGTGGGTGGCGATCAGGCCAAAGGTCGCGAGCCAGGTCAGTAGCGGCGCGGCGGCGACTACGTAGAGTCCAAGCCTGCCGCCGCCGATCACAAAGAGTCCGCGGCGCTGCGGCTGCAGGCGGCGCAGCCGAATCAGCGCCGCCATTTCGAGGACCAGTGCCAGCATGTAGAAAAAGACGTCGAGCACCACCAGATTCATGAAGCCAAGCGGCGCGAGCAGGGTGAAAACCACGCAGCAGACGAGGATCGAACGCGCCGGGACGTCGCGCTTGTCTGACATTGCCGCCAGCGCGCGGGGTAGATAACCCTCGCCGGCCAGCACGAAGGGCAGGCGCGAGACCCAGAGTATCGCGGCCTCGAACAGCGCGAAGGCCGAGATAGCGCCGCCGACGCTGATGGCCGTCCCGAGAAGCGGGCCGCCCAGCCGAACACCCTCCGCGGCGAACCATCCGGCGCGCCACTGCGCCGCCGCGCTCGCGCCCGCGAGCGTGACGCCAAGCGGCAGAAGATAGCCGAGGGCGACCAGCGGAATCGCGATCGTGATCGCGCGCAGGTAGTTGCGCTGGGGCGCCTGGATTTCGCCGGCTACGACACTGAGATTTTCCCATCCGCCGTAATTCCACATCACGACCGTAAGGCCGCCGCCGAGCGCCGCGAGAAAGTCGCGCGAACCGTGCGGCTCCAGGGGCATCCGCCAGTGGATCAGGTGCGGCGCGCCGACGAGCACCATCGCGACGAATGGTGCCAGCAGCGCAGTTGTAAGAATAATCGAGCTATTGCCGACGACGCGGACGCCCAGCAGGTTCAAGAGTCCCGAGCACCAGACCAGTGCGATCTCCAAGACCAACTGGCCGGCGGCGCCAAGCGGGATCAAAAAGGCCAGATACGTGGCGAACAGGACCGGATAGATCGCCGTATCCACCGCAGCGAAGAGCAGCGTCAGCCAGACCTCGGCGAACCCGGCGAACGGTCCCAGCGCCTCCTTGACCCAGAAGTAAAAGCCGCCCTCGAATGGAATCAAAGCGGTCAGTTCCGCGGCCATCAGGGCTGTCGGCAGGCTGAGGGTGAGCGGGATTATTGCGCACAGGAGCAGCGTTAGCCGCGGTCCGGCGAGGCCGACAGCGTCTTCGATCCCATAGGCGCCGCCGCTGACGACCAGATAGATGAGGCAGATCAGCGGGAGCAGGCCGATGCGATGGGGCAGTTGCGGCTGGGAGGTTGAGGCGAGCGTCATCAGAGGGTGTTGGGCAGATCAAGCTTTTGCCGCCATCCGGTCAGGGATTGCACGGCAGGCAAGCGGCGCGCCACACTGATAAGATGCTTCCGGCGGTGCGACGGGTGAATTTCCCGCCGGTAGTCGCAGGAGCCGCAAGAGGTTCGACCGATAGTGTTCCGGATCATGTCACGGGGTTATGGCTCGGTGGGTCATGGCCGCAAAATGATAATGCAGTCGCCCTGGAGATCGATAGCTGCCGCGCTCGCGCTGGCGACCGTCGCAGGATGCGCCGGGCTTCACGTCTTCGGCGGCCCACCGTCGCCGGGCGGCGGCCTCGGGCAGCATCCGTTCGGCGCCGCACCGGCAGTGGATATTCCCGCGTCAGCCTATGCAATGGGCGCTTACCTGAAGGCTGAGATGGCGACCGCGAACGGCGATCACCAAGAGGCTTTTCGCGAATACGAGGCCGCGGTCAAGTACGACCCGAATAACGCCGCCTTGCGGGTGAAGCTCGCTGATCTCTACGTGCATGAAGGCCGCCTTAAGGACGCGCTCGAGCAGACCAATGCGGCAATCAAGCTTGATCCCAACTACCTGCGCGCGCAATTGCTCGACGCTGGGATTAGCTCGGCGCTCGGCGACGACGAGGCGGCGCGCGCGCGCTATCAGACGGTGATCGAGCAGGCCCCGAAGACGCAGGAGGCCTATCTTTTTCTGGGCACGCTGGCGGCCAAGAATGGCGACTACGCCAAGGCCGAGCAGATCTTCAATCAGCTCATCGCCGAGGATCCGTCGTCGTTTCTCGGCTACTACTATGCGGGCCGCGTCACGCTCGCGGCGAAGCGTTATGACGACGCCGATCGTTACTATCAGAAAGCGCTGGCGCTGAGCCCACAATCGCAACTGCTGCTGATGGACATCGCGGTCTTGCGCGAGTTGCAGAACCGGCCCGCTGAAGCGAGCAATATCTACCACAAAATTCTGCAATCGGATCCCAATAACGATGAGGCGCGCAAGCGCCTGGCCGATCTCTATGGCGGGGACGCGAAGCTCGAAGCGGCGCTGGCGGAACTGCAGCGCCAGGAGCAGCTCGAAACCACGCCGGCTGACACCCGCACCAAGATCGGCCTGCTGTTTTTCGAGCGCGGCGACTTCGATCGGGCAGCGACCGAATTCAACCTGGTGCTCGGCGCCGAGCCCGACAACTACCGCGTGCGCTACTACCTCGGAGTGGTTTACACGGAACTCGAGGAGTACCAGCAGGCGCTCGTCGAGTTTGACAAAATTCCGCAAAGTGACGAACGCTTCCCCGAAGCGCGCCTGCAGCAGGCGTACATCTATGACAAGCAGGGCGAATACGATCAGGCGATTGCGAAACTGAACGACGCGCTGCGGGTTAAGCCCAATGACACCGAGATCATGGGCTTCCTGGTCGGCCTCTATCAGGAGAAAAAAGACTACCCTAGCGCGATCGCGCTCGCCCAGAAAATGGTCGGCCTCGATCCGCGCGACGACAAGTTCCGCTTCACCCTCGGCGCGCTCTACGACGAGAACAAGCAAAAGGACCTCGGGGTGGCGGAGATGCGCCAGGCGATCGCGCTGAATCCCAAAAACGCGGCGGCGCTGAATTACCTAGGTTATACCTACGCGGAATCCGGCGCGCGGCTCGACGAGGCCGAAAAACTGATCAAGCGCGCGCTCGTGATCGAGCCTGAGGACGGTTTCTACGTGGACAGCCTGGGTTGGGTTTACTATCAGAAGGGCGATTACCGCAAAGCGGTAGAGGAACTCGAACGCGCGGTCAATCTCACCAGTAGCGACCCGACCATCACGGAGCATCTCGGCGACGCCTACGCCAAAGCTGGCAAACCCGACGACGCCCGCCATCAGTATGAGGACGCTCTCGTCAAGGCGGCGGACGCCGAGCAGGCGACGCGGCTCAAGGCCAAGCTGATGGCGCTCGGCGATACGGAACGACGCGCCGCGCACTGATTCGATGGGCCGCGGGGTCAGGATTCATCGCTTCGCCTGGATTGCGCTGCCGGCCGCAGTAACGCTGCTTACGGCTTGCGCCACGCAGTCAGCGACTCCGGCTGCCGCGCCCGCTCCGGCCAGCGCGGAGCTCGCTATCCTCGACGCGCGGGAGCGCAATCTGACCGCGTTGCAGACTCCCGCAATTATGGAATACATGGGCCCGGGCGGCCACTTTAAGGCGCGCGAGCAGATTACCGTGCGGCGACCGTCGAGCTTGCGGGTCGAGGCGCTGACGCCGTTGGGCATAGCTCTGGTCGTCGCCGCCGGTCCGACTGAGATAGCGGTATTCGATCCGTCGAAAAATACGATCACGCGCGGCGCGGCGACCGCGGCGACGCTCGAGCTGGTCGCGCGCATCCCGTTGAATCCGGCGCAGGCGGTCCGCCTCCTGCTAGCACTTCCACCGGACGACGCGGCCCTCGATTCGGCGCCAACTTCCTCCAGCGAGGATAACGGCGCAACGCTGCTCAAGTACTCGCGCGCAGAGGACGGCCGGATCGAAATTGCGATCGCCGCCGGCGACCTCGCGATGGTGCGTGAGATCGCGGCCGACGGTGCGCTAGTCTACGAAGTGCGTTACAGCGACTATCGCGATATCGGGGCGATGCGCTTTCCTTACACAATCGCCGCGAACTTCGCACCCTCGGCGACCACGCTGAATTTGCACTACGAGCGCCCGCTGATCGACGGCGCGATTCCTGACGCCGATTTCGTATTGGCACCCGGCCCGCAGACCCGGGAATTGCGACTCGGCTTCAACTCGATTACCGAGCCGCGCGGCTGAGACGAACTTGCGTTCCTATCAGTTTCCCGGGATCGCAATCCTGATGCTCGCCGCCCTGCTGAGCGCCGGATGCCGCGTCAATCGTCCGGCGATTAATCATGCTGCGGCGCAAATTCTCTATGACTCGATGACCAGCGACCCCAACACCTTCAACCCGGTCCTGGTCACCGACGGGGCTTCGAATGAAGCGATCGGCGATCTGTTCGAAGGGCTGACTAAAGAAGATCCAAAAACCACATTGATCGAGCCTGACCTCGCGGAGAAATGGGAGCTGAGCGACGGCGGCAAGACGATCACGTTCCATCTGCGCCACGACGTGAAATGGTCCGACGGTGTGCCCTTCACCGCGCGCGACGTGCTCTTCACGATGCGCGTGATCTACGATCCGCGCGTACCGAACAGCGAAAGTTTTGTGCTGACCGTTGACGGCCAGCCGATCAAAGCCGAGGCGCCCGACGATTACACCGTCGTGATGCGCTTGCCGCGCCTCTTCGCGCCGCTGCTCAATTCCATCGGCTTTGCGATCATTCCCGAGCACTCGCTCAAAGATGCGCTCGCCGCCGGCAAGTTCAATCGCACCTGGGGGATCGATACTCCCGCCAACCGGCTGGTCTCGCTGGGCGCCTACCAGATGCTCCGTTACGTGCCGGGCCAGCAAATCGCTTTTGCCCGCTATCGGTCCTACTGGATGCGCGCCACCGACGGCCGCGCGCTACCCCTCCTGCACGGCCAGACGTTGCTGATCGTGCCCGATCGCAATGCCCAGTACTTGCGCTTTGTCGGCGGCCTGACCGACACTTACTCGCCGCGCCCCGAAGAGGTCTTCAGCCTGCGCGAACAAGCCGCGGCGCTCGGGATTACGATCCAACCCGTCGGCATTGATACCGGTTCGCTATTCTTTGCCTTCAACCGGAATCCACGGCGGTACGTTCACAATAATGTCACCGACCCGCGCTACCGCTGGTTCACCGATATAAATTTCATGCGCGCGCTCGCCCACGCGGTCGATAAGGCGGGAATGATCAATCTCTGTTTCCGCGGACTGGCTATTCCGGCGGTTAGCGACATCTCGCCGGAGAACAAAATCTTCTATAACCCGAACCTCAAGGATTACGACTATGATTTGGCCCTGGCTGGACGGATGCTCGACGAAGCTGGTTACCGGATGCTGCGGCCGGGCGTGCGCGGCGACCCGCAAGGCCATCCGCTGGTCTTCGATCTCACGACTTCAACCGGCGATGAATCGGTGCGCGGCGAAATGTGCGTCATCTTCAAACAGGATCTCGAACAGTTGGGCATCAAGGTCAACTACCGCCCGCTGGAATTCATCACGCTGGTCAAACGGATTGAATCAAGCTTTGACTGGGATTGCATGCTGATGGGCTTTAGCGGCGGCGGGGTCGAGCCCAACAACGGCGCCAACTTTCTGCGCTCTTCCGGCAATCTGCATATCTGGAATCCGTCGGAGCCCAAGCCCGCGACGCCATGGGAAGCCGAGATCGATCGGCTGCTCGACGAGGGCACGCGGGTAATGGATCCGCATGCACGTGCCCCATACTATTGGCGAATTCAGCAAATCCTGCATGACCAGTTGCCGATTATCGAGACCGTGCGCCAACGCCGCTTCGCCGCCTACCGCAATCAGCTTGAGAATTATATCCCGACTGTCTGGGGGCTCTACGAGCCCGAGTATATCGAGTTCCGCAACTGAGGTGGGCAATACTCAGTCGAATAGTCATTTGGAACAGCAAAGCGAAAGATGATTCGATTTTTGCTCAAACGCCTCCTTCTGATGATCCCGCTGATTCTCGGGATCACCTTCATCTCGTTCTGCGCGATGTCACTGGTGCCGGGCAATTTCCTCACCGGGCTCGCGCTTAATCCACAAATCTCACCGGCGGTGATTCATCAGATGGAGGCCGAGTTCGGCCTCGATCAACCGCTGTTGATCCGCTACTTCCGCTGGCTGTGGGAGGTCGCGCATCTGAATCTGGGCGTCTCGCTCGCCTATCGCGTGGACGTGACCGGCCTGATCGCTGGACGCGCCCTCAACACCGTTATCCTGGCGCTCGCGAGCATGCTGTTCTCGTGGGCCCTCGCGATTCCGATCGGTATCGTCGTCGCGATGCGGCAGAACTCGATCCTCGATCGGACGCTGTCTTTTTTCAGCTTTCTCGGGATGTCGGTGCCGGCTTTTTTCCTGGCCTTTCTCGGGATGGACTTCGCGCTGCGCACCGGATGGTTTCCGGTAGGCGGCAGCTTCTCGCCCGATTACGCGAACCTCGATGCCTGGAACCGGCTAGCCGACCGCGTCAACCATCTGATTCTGCCCGCCGCGATCCTGGGTCTGGCCGGGATGGCCTCCCTGATGCGCCTGATGCGCTCGCAGATCCTCGAAATCAAGAACGCCGATTTTGTCCGCACGGCACGCGCCAAGGGTCTGCCCGAGTCGCGCGTGATTTACATACACGTGCTGCGCAACGCGCTGAATCCCTTCGTCACGATGGCTGGCTATGCGCTGGCTGATCTGTTGAGCGGCGCCGCGCTGGTCGAGTCCGTCATGAACCTGCAGGGCCTCGGCCTGCTGCTGCTCAACGCCGTGCGCTCGCTCGATGTTCCGCTCGTCATGGGTTCAGTGCTGATGGGCACGGTGCTGCTGCTGCTCGGGAATCTGCTTGCCGATCTCGCGCTCGTCGCGGTCGATCCGCGAGTGGATTTCGCAACCCTGGCGTCACAATGAGCGCCCTGCCCAAGCCAATCGCTTTCGAGCCAGCCCCAGCCCGCGACGGCCTGATCGCGGGACTCGGCCGGGAATGGGGTGTCGCGCGCTGGCCCGCGCGGCTCTCGATCATCTGTCTCCTGATCTTCTATCTTTTCGCCGCGGCCTCGCCCGTGATAGCGCCATACGACCCGGCCTATCAGTACCGCAATCTGCCCGACTGTCCGCCGATGACGCTGCATCTCAGCCGCGGCGCCGATCGCGATCGCGGTTTCTTCTTTGCCTACCCGCTGACGATGGTCGATCCGCTGGCGCGGCGCTTCACCGAGGATCACAGCCGCAAAACCTTCATCCGGTTTTTTCACGATGGCCGGCTCTTCACCACCGCCGACGCCTCGATGCCGTTTTTTATCCTCGGCAGTGAAGGGCTTGGTCGCGACCTCTTTTCACGCATCGTCTATGGCGCACGCGTCAGCATGAGTATCGGGCTGGTCGGCGTGTTCATCAGCTTCTCGCTCGGCATTTTTGTCGGCGCCTTCTCGGGCTACATGGGCGGGTGGACCGACAACCTGATTATGCGTTGGTGCGAGATCGAGATGTCGCTGCCGCAGTTCTATTTCCTGCTCGCGCTGGCGGCCGTGATCCCTTCGGGGCTGAGCACCGTCACAACCTTCTTCATGATCGTCGCGATCATGTCCTTCATCGGCTGGGCGGGCTTCGCGCGGGTGATCCGCGGGATGGCGGCGGCCGTCAGAACGGCGCCGTTCGTCGATGCGGGACGGGCGCTCGGCGGCTCGCGGATGCGGATTCTGCGCCGCCACGTGATTCCCTCGATGCTCGGCTTTGCCGCGATCAACGCCTCGCTCGCGATTCCGGGCTATATCCTCGGCGAGAGCGCGCTGTCGCTGCTGGGACTGGGTATTCAGGAGCCGGCGTCAAGTTGGGGGAATCTGCTGTCGCAGGCGATGGACCCGCAGAATATCGAGCACTATCCCTGGGTGCTGATCCCGGGCCTCTTCATCTCCGCCGCGGTGATGTCGTTCAATTTCCTCGGCGATCATTTGCGGGATCGTCTCGACCCCGGCAATCTGCGTTAACGTCAAATTCAGTGATTGGAGTGTGATGAGGTGAAGACCGGAATTATCGGCGGGCGGGGCGTCGGCAAATCGATGGTGTTTCATGCCCTTACTGGACTCGCTCCACTGCCCGGGCACGCGGACGCGCGCAATCGCGCCCGCCCCGGACAGCTCAAGGTTGCCGACGAGCGCCTCGATTTTCTCGAAGTCACCTACGGGTCGAAAAAGAAAGTCGAGATCGAATTGACCGTCCTCGACTTCGCGCCGAATCCGAAGGAGCAAAAGGAAGGCGCCGCGCTCGATCCGAGCCTGCTGCCACTGATCCGCGACCTCGACGCCCTGCTGATCGTCGTGCCGGAGTTTGCGGGCAAGCAGATGCCGCTGGCGGAGACGGTCGCCAGCGTCGAGGCCGAATTGGTCTTCGCCGATTATGAGCAGGCGGAGCGCCGGGGCGAGCGCCTCAAAAAAGAGAAGGGGCAGACCGATTTCGAGCGCGCGGCGCTCGACAAATGCCTCAAATGGCTCGAAGCCGGACGGCCCTTGCGGCTGCTCGAATTGACCGCGCAGGAACTCCAGGCTTTTGCCAGCTTCGGCTTTGTCTCACGCAAGCCGGCACTCGCGGTGGTCAACTGCGAGGTCGATCGCGCACTGGCTGAGTCCTCACCTGCGGATCAGAAAATCGTCACTGAGCACGGACTCGATTTCTTGCGGCTGGCCGCGGCCTTTGAGGCTGAGCTTTGGGAGCTCGACGCGGTCAGCCAGCGCGAGATGCTCGCAGAGGCCGGGCTCGCTGCGCCGGCGCGCGACCGCCTGATAACGGCGCTCTTTCGTCATCTCGGCCTGATGACTTTTTATACTGCGGGAGAGCCCGAGGCCCATGCCTGGCCGCTGCCGCGCGGAGCCTCCGCGCTGGAGGCGGCCGGACGGATCCACAGCGATATCGCGCGCGGCTTTATCCGCGCCGAGGTCGTCGGCTACGAGGATTTCGCCGTGCTGCGGTCCGACGCCAAGGTCAAGGAAGCCGGCAAGCTGCGCCTCGAGGGCCGCGACTACGTCATGCGCGACGGCGACATTATCCATATCCGCTTTAAGGTTTGAACATATGTCGAACAGCAATCCTGACCCGCAAAATGCCGTTGCGCTTTTCCGGATGGCTAACGGTTATGTCGCCGCGCAAGCCCTGTATGTCGCCGCCGACCTTGGCCTCGCCGACTACCTGACCCACGGGGCGCTGACCGCGCAGGAACTCGCCAGCAAAACCGGCTCGCATCCCGACGCCCTCGCCCGCCTGCTCCGCGCGCTCGTCGCATTCGGGATACTAAATGGTGACGCCGAGGAGCGCTTCACGCTGGCCCCGATTGCTGAGTTCCTTCGCAGCGATCTCCCCGGCTCGATGCGCTCCGCCGTCCGATTTGTTGCGGACCCGTCGACTTGGCGAGCGTGGGAAAATCTGCCACACAGCATCCGCACAGCCGAGCCCGCCTTTGATCACGCATGGGGGATGTCCATCTTTGAGTATTCGCAGCGTCATCCCGACTTCTCAAGAATTTTTGACGAAGCAATGGAAGGACTGTCTACGCTAGGGTCGGCAGCCGTTCTGGCCGCATATGACTTTTCCCAGTTTCGCACGCTCGTCGATGTTGGCGGCGGGAACGGCGCTTTGCTGGCGACACTGCTGCGTCAGCACGGCGCTTTGCGCGGAAAGCTCGCCGATCTCCCGCATGTCGTGAGCCGCGCCGCCGAGGTCCTTAATCGTGCCGGCGTCGCCAATCGATGCGAGATTATTGGTTGTGACTTTTTTGAGACCGTGCCTTCCGGCGGGGATGCCTACGTGCTCAAAAGCATCCTCCACGATTGGGACGACACCCACGCGATGAAGATCCTGCGGAACTGTCACCGTGCGATGACGCCCTCATCGACTTTATTGCTACTCGAACGCGTGCTTCCCGAGCAGCCCGCTGTGGAAGCCGCGCTGCGCTATCTTATCGATCTGACTATGCTGGTTATGACCCCAGGAGGCCGCGAGCGCACGCCCGCCGAGTTTCGTAAGCTGCTCGAAGGCGCAGATTTCGGGTTCCTCGGTATTACGCCCACCGGCGGTCCCTACGATATTGTCACCGCTCGCAAAATCTAGCCGTTTTCGAGTCAACCCTAGCGCGCGGTATCTGATTTCTCCTCCTTAGCAAAGGAGTGGCCGGACGCCGCGACATAGCTCCGCCGAACCCGCTGGGGGTTTCATTCGCGAAATAAAATTGCGGCGTCAGCCGCGTGATTCCGCATAGCGCAGTCGGGCAAGCACGAAAAAGAAAATTGATGTTGAACCCCTCCATG
It includes:
- a CDS encoding APC family permease, encoding MTLASTSQPQLPHRIGLLPLICLIYLVVSGGAYGIEDAVGLAGPRLTLLLCAIIPLTLSLPTALMAAELTALIPFEGGFYFWVKEALGPFAGFAEVWLTLLFAAVDTAIYPVLFATYLAFLIPLGAAGQLVLEIALVWCSGLLNLLGVRVVGNSSIILTTALLAPFVAMVLVGAPHLIHWRMPLEPHGSRDFLAALGGGLTVVMWNYGGWENLSVVAGEIQAPQRNYLRAITIAIPLVALGYLLPLGVTLAGASAAAQWRAGWFAAEGVRLGGPLLGTAISVGGAISAFALFEAAILWVSRLPFVLAGEGYLPRALAAMSDKRDVPARSILVCCVVFTLLAPLGFMNLVVLDVFFYMLALVLEMAALIRLRRLQPQRRGLFVIGGGRLGLYVVAAAPLLTWLATFGLIATHGARQIDLIVALAMALAVLPAYAFLRRYYGGPLPKKPQDFEVARGGGL
- a CDS encoding tetratricopeptide repeat protein, coding for MSRGYGSVGHGRKMIMQSPWRSIAAALALATVAGCAGLHVFGGPPSPGGGLGQHPFGAAPAVDIPASAYAMGAYLKAEMATANGDHQEAFREYEAAVKYDPNNAALRVKLADLYVHEGRLKDALEQTNAAIKLDPNYLRAQLLDAGISSALGDDEAARARYQTVIEQAPKTQEAYLFLGTLAAKNGDYAKAEQIFNQLIAEDPSSFLGYYYAGRVTLAAKRYDDADRYYQKALALSPQSQLLLMDIAVLRELQNRPAEASNIYHKILQSDPNNDEARKRLADLYGGDAKLEAALAELQRQEQLETTPADTRTKIGLLFFERGDFDRAATEFNLVLGAEPDNYRVRYYLGVVYTELEEYQQALVEFDKIPQSDERFPEARLQQAYIYDKQGEYDQAIAKLNDALRVKPNDTEIMGFLVGLYQEKKDYPSAIALAQKMVGLDPRDDKFRFTLGALYDENKQKDLGVAEMRQAIALNPKNAAALNYLGYTYAESGARLDEAEKLIKRALVIEPEDGFYVDSLGWVYYQKGDYRKAVEELERAVNLTSSDPTITEHLGDAYAKAGKPDDARHQYEDALVKAADAEQATRLKAKLMALGDTERRAAH
- a CDS encoding methyltransferase encodes the protein MSNSNPDPQNAVALFRMANGYVAAQALYVAADLGLADYLTHGALTAQELASKTGSHPDALARLLRALVAFGILNGDAEERFTLAPIAEFLRSDLPGSMRSAVRFVADPSTWRAWENLPHSIRTAEPAFDHAWGMSIFEYSQRHPDFSRIFDEAMEGLSTLGSAAVLAAYDFSQFRTLVDVGGGNGALLATLLRQHGALRGKLADLPHVVSRAAEVLNRAGVANRCEIIGCDFFETVPSGGDAYVLKSILHDWDDTHAMKILRNCHRAMTPSSTLLLLERVLPEQPAVEAALRYLIDLTMLVMTPGGRERTPAEFRKLLEGADFGFLGITPTGGPYDIVTARKI
- a CDS encoding DUF933 domain-containing protein, whose amino-acid sequence is MKTGIIGGRGVGKSMVFHALTGLAPLPGHADARNRARPGQLKVADERLDFLEVTYGSKKKVEIELTVLDFAPNPKEQKEGAALDPSLLPLIRDLDALLIVVPEFAGKQMPLAETVASVEAELVFADYEQAERRGERLKKEKGQTDFERAALDKCLKWLEAGRPLRLLELTAQELQAFASFGFVSRKPALAVVNCEVDRALAESSPADQKIVTEHGLDFLRLAAAFEAELWELDAVSQREMLAEAGLAAPARDRLITALFRHLGLMTFYTAGEPEAHAWPLPRGASALEAAGRIHSDIARGFIRAEVVGYEDFAVLRSDAKVKEAGKLRLEGRDYVMRDGDIIHIRFKV
- a CDS encoding CoA-binding protein, with translation MTFDNPPDSEIHAILAKPTTVAVVGCSDNPERDSLNIAMLLKRRGFRVIPVNPQLAPEALRAELGERCYPDLESIPDAVEMVDVFRRPANLPEIAEQAIRKGARILWGQLGVVHQGAAARARAAGLTVVMDRCPAIEYRRLF
- a CDS encoding ABC transporter permease, which translates into the protein MIRFLLKRLLLMIPLILGITFISFCAMSLVPGNFLTGLALNPQISPAVIHQMEAEFGLDQPLLIRYFRWLWEVAHLNLGVSLAYRVDVTGLIAGRALNTVILALASMLFSWALAIPIGIVVAMRQNSILDRTLSFFSFLGMSVPAFFLAFLGMDFALRTGWFPVGGSFSPDYANLDAWNRLADRVNHLILPAAILGLAGMASLMRLMRSQILEIKNADFVRTARAKGLPESRVIYIHVLRNALNPFVTMAGYALADLLSGAALVESVMNLQGLGLLLLNAVRSLDVPLVMGSVLMGTVLLLLGNLLADLALVAVDPRVDFATLASQ
- a CDS encoding ABC transporter permease yields the protein MSALPKPIAFEPAPARDGLIAGLGREWGVARWPARLSIICLLIFYLFAAASPVIAPYDPAYQYRNLPDCPPMTLHLSRGADRDRGFFFAYPLTMVDPLARRFTEDHSRKTFIRFFHDGRLFTTADASMPFFILGSEGLGRDLFSRIVYGARVSMSIGLVGVFISFSLGIFVGAFSGYMGGWTDNLIMRWCEIEMSLPQFYFLLALAAVIPSGLSTVTTFFMIVAIMSFIGWAGFARVIRGMAAAVRTAPFVDAGRALGGSRMRILRRHVIPSMLGFAAINASLAIPGYILGESALSLLGLGIQEPASSWGNLLSQAMDPQNIEHYPWVLIPGLFISAAVMSFNFLGDHLRDRLDPGNLR
- a CDS encoding ABC transporter substrate-binding protein, translated to MRSYQFPGIAILMLAALLSAGCRVNRPAINHAAAQILYDSMTSDPNTFNPVLVTDGASNEAIGDLFEGLTKEDPKTTLIEPDLAEKWELSDGGKTITFHLRHDVKWSDGVPFTARDVLFTMRVIYDPRVPNSESFVLTVDGQPIKAEAPDDYTVVMRLPRLFAPLLNSIGFAIIPEHSLKDALAAGKFNRTWGIDTPANRLVSLGAYQMLRYVPGQQIAFARYRSYWMRATDGRALPLLHGQTLLIVPDRNAQYLRFVGGLTDTYSPRPEEVFSLREQAAALGITIQPVGIDTGSLFFAFNRNPRRYVHNNVTDPRYRWFTDINFMRALAHAVDKAGMINLCFRGLAIPAVSDISPENKIFYNPNLKDYDYDLALAGRMLDEAGYRMLRPGVRGDPQGHPLVFDLTTSTGDESVRGEMCVIFKQDLEQLGIKVNYRPLEFITLVKRIESSFDWDCMLMGFSGGGVEPNNGANFLRSSGNLHIWNPSEPKPATPWEAEIDRLLDEGTRVMDPHARAPYYWRIQQILHDQLPIIETVRQRRFAAYRNQLENYIPTVWGLYEPEYIEFRN
- a CDS encoding DUF4292 domain-containing protein; protein product: MGRGVRIHRFAWIALPAAVTLLTACATQSATPAAAPAPASAELAILDARERNLTALQTPAIMEYMGPGGHFKAREQITVRRPSSLRVEALTPLGIALVVAAGPTEIAVFDPSKNTITRGAATAATLELVARIPLNPAQAVRLLLALPPDDAALDSAPTSSSEDNGATLLKYSRAEDGRIEIAIAAGDLAMVREIAADGALVYEVRYSDYRDIGAMRFPYTIAANFAPSATTLNLHYERPLIDGAIPDADFVLAPGPQTRELRLGFNSITEPRG
- a CDS encoding NUDIX hydrolase, with protein sequence MKARRWETLASEQVYSTPIFDLHRRKSGHPTRGDRHFYVLEAPAWVNIIPLTSKREVVMVRQYRHGISGFTLEIPGGMVDPEDRTPAIAARREMVEETGYDGGRVIALGKVHPNPAIQPNICYSFFARDVRPVGGPHADPEGSEETEVTLVPLTQIKGLIASGKITHALVIAAFSFFHVYNPPPRATSKS